A genomic region of Myxosarcina sp. GI1 contains the following coding sequences:
- a CDS encoding aldose epimerase, with protein MFEVAKEQKQYETFILKDKSAGSEIEVVPERGGIISRWRDRDGEIFYLDTQRFANREQSVRGGNPILFPICGNLINDTYTYQGREYKLKQHGFARDLPWQVTATKTNDCASITIALSSNDKTLAVYPFEFELVFTYQLQGNSLTILQQYTNKSQEVMPFSAGFHPYFAVTDKERLEFDIPSDRYTEKESQETHAFDGNFDFKREEIDVAFTSLHRQSATWRDRSTNRQIVIDCDRFYNTLVFWTVKGKDYICLEPWSAPRNALNTKDRLTYIEPGSTFESVLKLVCSSL; from the coding sequence ATGTTTGAAGTTGCAAAAGAACAAAAACAGTACGAAACTTTTATTCTTAAAGATAAATCGGCAGGCTCGGAAATAGAGGTAGTACCAGAAAGAGGGGGAATTATTTCTCGCTGGCGCGATCGCGATGGAGAAATTTTTTATTTGGATACACAGAGATTTGCCAATCGAGAACAAAGCGTACGTGGTGGCAATCCCATACTGTTTCCAATTTGTGGCAATTTAATAAATGACACTTACACTTACCAGGGACGAGAATACAAACTAAAACAACATGGATTTGCTCGCGATCTACCCTGGCAAGTAACAGCAACTAAAACTAATGATTGTGCAAGTATTACTATCGCTTTGAGTAGTAACGATAAGACTCTCGCTGTTTATCCGTTTGAATTTGAACTAGTTTTTACCTATCAGCTACAGGGTAATAGTTTGACAATACTCCAGCAATATACCAACAAGTCTCAAGAAGTAATGCCGTTTTCGGCTGGTTTTCATCCTTATTTCGCAGTGACGGACAAAGAGCGTTTAGAATTTGATATTCCTAGCGATCGCTACACAGAAAAAGAAAGTCAAGAAACTCATGCTTTTGATGGTAATTTTGATTTTAAACGAGAAGAAATTGATGTGGCATTTACTTCGCTTCATAGACAGTCAGCAACATGGCGCGATCGCTCGACAAATAGACAGATAGTTATTGACTGCGATCGCTTTTACAATACTTTGGTTTTTTGGACTGTAAAAGGCAAAGATTATATTTGCCTCGAACCCTGGAGCGCACCGCGTAACGCTTTAAACACAAAAGATCGGCTAACCTACATCGAACCTGGAAGTACGTTCGAGTCTGTTTTAAAGTTGGTTTGCAGTTCTTTGTAA